In Lates calcarifer isolate ASB-BC8 linkage group LG15, TLL_Latcal_v3, whole genome shotgun sequence, one genomic interval encodes:
- the zmp:0000000930 gene encoding telethonin: MHCVSRGGCYLVNSCCDLHEDNQWKKESYQACWLSLVIETRPQYKLTLSETDSIRRESYKQQQVVHFMVERSPSQTLRLGSHNGAMKEHHLPFFNTSRYPYHARSAFGCAETQPATPERVNDGVDDQEVTSITQDLGKPIRVNFRASSLMSSPREISHRVQRRE; the protein is encoded by the exons ATGCACTGTGTGAGCAGAGGAGGCTGTTACCTGGTGAACTCCTGCTGTGACCTTCACGAGGACAACCAGTGGAAGAAAGAGAGCTACCAAGCATGTTGGCTGAGCCTGGTCATTGAAACAAGACCACAATACAA GCTGACgctgtcagagacagacagcattCGAAGAGAGAGTTACAAGCAGCAACAGGTGGTCCACTTCATGGTGGAGAGGAGTCCCAGCCAGACACTGAGGCTGGGCAGTCACAATGGAGCGATGAAAGAGCACCACCTACCCTTCTTCAATACCAGCAGGTACCCGTATCACGCCAGATCTGCCTTTGGGTGCGCAGAAACGCAGCCAGCCACTCCAGAGAGGGTGAATGATGGAGTGGATGACCAGGAAGTGACTTCCATAACTCAGGATCTTGGaaagccaatcagagtgaactTCAGAGCTTCCAGCCTGATGTCCTCACCGAGGGAAATCTCTCACCGAGTGcagaggagggagtga
- the mrpl32 gene encoding 39S ribosomal protein L32, mitochondrial, giving the protein MMNLAALVHSLRCSLLHIESRLLQAAGLDRHLAPALAVNGPSLLPQLQPQVDQEHQQEEEPSGLMDSILWMAVPKKRRTIEVNRTRRRSDSKLLKVQNNIEPCPECGHLKQKHILCGFCYAKVCKETRLIRQRIQATEGGPLRAPTVETVVLYEGETPSEQDKDKRIVERARKRPAWFS; this is encoded by the exons ATGATGAATTTAGCCGCTTTAGTTCACAGCCTCAGATGTTCTTTGCTACACATCGAGAGTAGACTTCTGCAGGCGGCGGGACTAGACCGACACCTGG CTCCAGCGTTGGCAGTCAATGGCCCCAGCCTCCTGCCTCAGCTTCAGCCTCAGGTCGACCAGGAGcatcagcaggaggaggagcccTCTGGCCTCATGGACAGCATCTTATGGATGGCAGTGCCCAAAAAGAGACGCACCATAGAGGTCAATCGCACCAGAAGGAGATCTGACAGCAAACTCCTAAAAGTTCAG aacaACATCGAGCCGTGTCCAGAGTGTGGCCACTTGAAGCAGAAACATATCCTGTGTGGTTTCTGTTACGCTAAGGTCTGCAAGGAGACTAGACTGATTCGTCAACGGATTCAAGCAACGGAAGGAGGCCCACTGAGGGCCCCGACTGTGGAGACGGTTGTGCTGTATGAGGGTGAGACACCAAGCGAGCAGGACAAGGACAAAAGGATAGTGGAGAGGGCCAGGAAGAGGCCGGCATGGTTCAGCTAA
- the psma2a gene encoding proteasome subunit alpha type-2 — protein MAERGYSFSLTTFSPSGKLVQIEYALAAVAAGAPSVGIKASNGVVLATEKKQKSILYDEQSVHKVEPITKHIGMVYSGMGPDYRVLVRRARKLAQQYFLVYQEPIPTGQLVQRVASVMQEYTQSGGVRPFGVSLLIAGWDEDHPYLFQSDPSGAYFAWKATAMGKNYVNGKTFLEKRYNNDLELEDAIHTAILTLKESFEGQMTEENIEVGICNEAGFKRLTPAEVKDYLAAIA, from the exons atgGCGGAACGAGGCTACAGTTTCTCCCTTACCACATTTAG CCCTTCAGGGAAACTGGTCCAGATTGAATATGCCCTGGCAGCTGTAGCAGCCGGAGCTCCCTCAGTTGGCATCAAAG CTTCCAATGGAGTTGTCCTGgcaacagagaagaaacagaagtcCATTCTGTATGATGAGCAGAGTGTCCATAAAGTGGAGCCCATCACCAAGCATATAGGCATGGTCTACAGTGGCATGGGGCCTGACTACAG GGTCTTAGTGCGACGAGCCCGGAAGTTGGCACAACAGTACTTCCTGGTTTACCAGGAGCCAATTCCCACGGGTCAGCTTGTCCAGAGAGTGGCCTCTGTGATGCAGGAGTACACACAGTCTGG CGGTGTACGTCCATTTGGCGTATCATTGCTGATAGCTGGATGGGATGAAGACCACCCCTACCTGTTCCAGTCAGACCCCTCT GGTGCATATTTTGCATGGAAAGCCACAGCCATGGGAAAGAACTATGTTAATGGAAAAACATTCCTCGAGAAAAG gTATAACAATGATCTGGAATTGGAAGATGCCATTCACACAGCCATCTTGACACTGAAG GAGAGTTTCGAGGGTCAGATGACAGAGGAGAACATTGAGGTGGGGATCTGCAACGAGGCTGGCTTCAAAAGACTCACCCCAGCCGAGGTGAAAGACTACCTGGCTGCTATTGCGTGA
- the LOC108888087 gene encoding ATPase family AAA domain-containing protein 2 isoform X2, whose translation MVILRSSSSVGAEPVASTPKRRSMELDSSSEFLSLLPASQRKSARVTRSSRALDDSFSSPENNTANGHADMQQDEGSGFHDSLRTRGQRVKLEVSFADMEPKTSLAVNEDKAGGCCTRKSSRLQREGKTTSGKQQADVPDEVEGSSTPKRSRFNLQSREVEEEEEEEDRSVRRSSRITRYKLDSRNQSVLYDRLITNTAEAVLQKMDDMQKMRRRLRSRDRDTKEELGVYTRGRMRRSLRTNVESKDTEEENQGGDEDDHDEEEEEEEEDGEDDDDDEEEEDDEDGEDEEEENQRRYDFRQRKTVVRYQAPQDEPREPRKRSMYFKDHSSPTRRRFRFSSTAPRSPYNRRRTSRRRHAIHSSDSTSSSSDDEKFQRRRSKNRSRSVNRCLPMNLVKEDLLGIHKDRMKIGASLADVDPMHIDRTVCFDSIGGLNRHISALKEMVVFPLLYPEVFERFKIQPPRGCLFYGPPGTGKTLVARALANECSQGERKVSFFMRKGADCLSKWVGESERQLRLLFDQAYQMRPSIIFFDEIDGLAPVRSSRQDQIHSSIVSTLLALMDGLDGRGEIVVIGATNRLDSIDPALRRPGRFDREFLFGLPDREARKDILKIHTRQWTPTPSDTFLEELADKCVGYCGADIKAVCSEAALCALRRRYPQIYSSSQKLVLDVNSIAITNKDFISAMSKMVPAAQRAVVSPAKALIPAIRPLLSTALQNILHTVSRVFPHAELGLKRKREQDVTCGISEDDLIFSEDEDLEGCSNGQPPHSQLKTPAAKGLLNLNRSVLSQPTSYRPRLLLEGRPGSGQSSYLAPAVLHALEKFTVYTLDMAILFGASATAPEETCAQIFVEAKRTSPSILYIPHIGQWWETVGPALRATFLSLLSSIPAFSPILLLATCNLQYDQLSTEVQELFRVEYGEVFHVQVPTSRERRNFFEDLILNQAAKAPASKKKAVLHALEVLPVAPPPPPRQLTEEETQKLEEQEEDTLRELRLFLRDVTNRLSQDKRFKAFTKPVDLEEVPDYAEVIKKPMDLSTVLSKIDLHQYGTVKEFLQDVDLIWQNALEYNPDRDPSDRQIRHRACALKDTVHAIIRDELDEDFEKICEEIKASCRTRGCSTARFAPSFYHVLPKQPKPPAEAKITDITPQRDPAGATAAVTPNTSASTVTTPKNTAQRKKRRKSRWSTGLYAKKRSSSSPHVSRDDTLLGSDEDEEDGDDEEEAEKEAGAERDEGTGGEEDQMVVDVESGPAEAQEGSVGPNAKEQDSHEKGIEERSQAMEDKVILCEIEKNENDNHTGNEKEKVDKAVTDEPGQSEENNKAMTGGRDENSEVISANTNKDSNTETEGNTQGQSSTAESGKTNDQKLTQTEMEKCQTVRQADDRNNKLATAEEAELNSHAEPMEVEATETSTTDTSSAIRGEEDPNTERSARRMTRALKNAVLQQQMISVDKALQILDQEIPPLVVDRDKLKELLEKVVTKTDGYEVYKLEKLYALLCQSIYRHRRDYNKTALIQELEQEIEDFC comes from the exons ATGGTGATACtacgcagcagcagcagtgtcgGGGCTGAGCCGGTGGCAAGTACTCCGAAGAGGAGGTCGATGGAGTTGGATTCAAGCTCCGAGTTTCTGTCGTTGCTTCCCGCGTCGCAGAGAAAGTCCGCTCGGGTGACCCGGTCCTCCCGGGCTCTGGACGACAGCTTCAGCAGCCCCGAAAACAACACGGCGAAT GGACATGCTGATATGCAGCAGGATGAGGGAAGTGGTTTCCATGACTCTCTGAGGACTAGAGGACAGAGAGTTAAACTAGAAGTCTCCTTTGCTGACATGGAGCCAAAGACCAGCTTGGCTGTTAATGAAGACAAGGCTGGAGGCTGCTGTACCAG GAAATCCTCCAGGttgcagagagaggggaaaacaaCTAGTGGGAAGCAGCAAGCAG ATGTTCCAGATGAAGTGGAGGGGTCGTCCACTCCAAAGAGGAGCCGCTTCAACCTACAGAGCCgagaagtggaggaggaagaggaggaggaggatcgCTCTGTGCGACGTAGCTCCCGAATTACCAGATATAAACTGGATTCCCGCAACCAGTCAGTGCTCTACGACCGCCTCATCACCAA CACTGCTGAAGCTGTCCTCCAGAAGATGGATGACATGCAGAAAATGAGACGCAGACTGAGGAGCAGAGATAGAGACACTAAAGAAGAG CTGGGTGTTTATACCAGGGGCCGAATGCGAAGGTCTCTGAGGACGAATGTGGAGAGTAAAGACACTGAGGAGGAGAACCAAG GAGGGGATGAGGATGATCacgatgaggaggaggaggaagaggaagaggacggAGAAGACGACGATgacgatgaggaggaagaggatgatgaggatggcgaggatgaggaagaagaaaaccAGAGGCGCTATGACTTCAGACAGCGAAAGACTGTGGTTCGCTACCAGGCTCCACAGGACG AGCCCAGAGAGCCCAGGAAGCGCAGCATGTACTTCAAAGACCACTCATCTCCCACCAGACGCAGGTTCAGATTCAGCTCCACGGCCCCCAGGAGCCCCTACAACAGGAGAAGAACCAGCCG AAGGAGACATGCCATCCACAGTAGCGACTCCACTTCCTCATCTTCAGATGATGAGAAATTCCAGAGACGGAGGAGTAAGAACAGGAGCCGGTCAGTCAACAG ATGTCTACCAATGAACCTTGTGAAGGAAGACCTGCTGGGAATCCACAAGGACAGGATGAAGATAGGAGCCAGCCTCGCTGATGTGGACCCCATGCACATAGACAGGACG GTGTGCTTTGACAGCATCGGAGGTTTGAATAGACACATCTCAGCGCTGAAGGAGATGGTTGTCTTCCCTCTCCTCTACCCAGAAGTCTTTGAAAGATTCAAGATACAGCCACCCAg GGGCTGTCTATTTTATGGTCCCCCAGGCACAGGGAAAACCCTTGTAGCCAGAGCGCTGGCCAACGAATGCAGTCAGGGGGAAAGAAAGGTGTCATTCTTCATGAGAAAAGGAGCTGACTGCCTCAGTAAGTGGGTGGGAGAATCTGAGAGACAGCTCCGCCTGTTGTTTGACCAG GCATACCAAATGCGTCCATCCATCATCTTCTTTGATGAGATTGATGGTTTGGCTCCAGTTAGGTCGAGCCGTCAGGACCAGATCCACAG TTCCATTGTGTCAACCCTCCTGGCTCTTATGGATGGATTAGATGGTAGAGGAGAGATTGTTGTGATAGGAGCCACAAACAGACTGGACTCCATTGACCCAGCTCTGAGAAGACCAGGACGCTTTGACAGGGAGTTCCTCTTCGGCCTGCCTGACAGAGAG GCTAGAAAGGACATTCTGAAGATCCACACCAGACAGTGGACACCTACACCCTCTGACACTTTTCTGGAGGAATTGGCTGATAAATGTGTTG GTTATTGTGGAGCAGACATCAAGGCAGTGTGTTCAGAGGCTGCCCTGTGTGCACTGCGCCGTCGTTACCCACAGATCTACTCCTCATCACAGAAACTTGTTCTTGATGTCAACTCCATTGCCATCACAAACAAAGACTTTATTTCTGCCATGTCCAAGATGGTGCCAGCTGCCCAGAG AGCGGTAGTGTCACCAGCCAAGGCCCTAATCCCTGCCATCCGTCCTCTTCTGAGCACCGCCCTGCAGAACATTCTCCACACAGTCAGCAGAGTGTTCCCACATGCTGAGCTGGGCttaaagaggaagagagaacaaG ATGTGACCTGTGGTATTTCTGAAGATGACCTGATATTCAGTGAGGATGAGGACTTGGAGGGTTGCTCCAATGGACAGCCCCCACACTCTCAACTCAAAACACCTGCTGCTAAGGGACTCCTCAACCTCAACAG GAGTGTGCTGAGCCAGCCAACATCCTATCGTCCCAGGCTGCTATTGGAGGGCAGACCAGGCTCGGGTCAGAGCTCCTATCTGGCTCCTGCTGTCCTCCATGCTCTGGAGAAATTCACTGTGTACACCCTGGACATGGCCATACTGTTCGGAGCCAGTGCCACTGCACCAGAGGAAACCTGTGCTCAG ATTTTTGTTGAAGCCAAGCGTACCTCTCCCAGTATCTTATATATACCTCACATCGGACAGTGGTGGGAAACAGTGGGTCCTGCCTTAAGAGCGACCTTTCTGAGCCTGCTTAGCTCCATCCCTGCCTTCTCTCCTATACTGCTGCTGGCCACCTGCAACCTGCAATATGACCAACTCAGTACAGAG GTTCAGGAGTTGTTTCGGGTGGAGTATGGGGAAGTTTTCCATGTCCAGGTCCCTAccagcagagaaagaagaaacttCTTTGAGGACCTGATCCTTAACCAAGCTGCCAAAGCCCCTGCCTCAAAAAAGAAAGCTG TGCTCCATGCATTAGAGGTGCTTCCAgttgcccccccaccccctcctcgTCAGCTGACAGAAGAAGAGACCCAAAAactggaggagcaggaagaagaCACCCTCAGGGAGCTCCGCCTCTTCCTGCGTGATGTCACCAACCGTCTGTCCCAGGATAAACGCTTCAAGGCTTTCACAAAGCCTGTGGATTTAGAGGAG GTTCCAGATTATGCTGAGGTGATCAAGAAGCCCATGGACCTGTCAACAGTTCTCTCTAAGATAGATCTCCATCAGTATGGGACAGTAAAAGAGTTTCTCCAAGATGTGGATCTCATCTGGCAGAATGCACTTGAATACAACCCAGACAGGGACCCCTCAG ACCGTCAGATCCGCCACAGAGCATGTGCACTAAAGGACACTGTTCATGCCATCATTAGAGATGAACTGGATGAAGATTTTGAGAAGATTTGTGAGGAGATTAAAGCATCATGCCGCACAAGAG GTTGCTCCACTGCCCGGTTTGCTCCCTCCTTTTACCACGTCCTTCCCAAACAACCCAAACCTCCTGCTGAGGCCAAGATCACTGACATAACCCCACAAAGAGATCCAGCTGGGGCCACAGCTGCGGTTACCCCGAATACAAGTGCTTCTACTGTTACAACACCTAAAAACACAG cccagaggaagaaaaggcgGAAAAGTCGCTGGTCCACTGGCTTGTATGCAAAGAAGAGGTCTTCCTCCTCTCCGCATGTGTCCAGAGATGACACACTGTTAGGGtctgatgaggatgaggaagatggagatgatgaggaggaagctGAGAAGGAAGCAGGAGCAGAGCGTGATGAGGggactggaggagaggaggatcaGATGGTGGTTGATGTAGAATCAGGGCCTGCAGAAGCTCAGGAAGGTAGTGTAGGGCCCAATGCAAAGGAACAGGACAGCCACGAGAAGGgaatagaggagaggagtcaAGCTATGGAAGACAAGGTTATCCTGtgtgaaatagaaaaaaatgaaaatgacaaccaCACAgggaatgaaaaagaaaaggtggaCAAAGCTGTTACAGATGAACCAGGACAgtcagaagaaaacaacaaagcGATGACAGGAGGACGAGATGAGAACAGTGAAGTCATTTCAGCGAACACTAACAAGGACAGCAACACTGAGACTGAGGGAAATACCCAGGGACAATCCAGCACAGCAGAGAGTGGCAAAACTAACGACCAGAAGCTGACACAGACTGAAATGGagaaatgtcaaactgtaaGACAGGCAGATGACAGGAACAACAAGCTAGccacagcagaggaggcagaaCTGAACAGCCATGCTGAGCCAATGGAGGTGGAAGCAACTGAAACCTCAACCACAGATACCTCCTCAGCtatcagaggagaggaagaccCAAACACAG AGCGGAGTGCGAGGCGAATGACTCGGGCTCTAAAGAatgctgtgctgcagcagcagatgatcAGTGTTGACAAAGCTCTACAGATCCTGGACCAGGAAATTCCTCCTCTGGTGGTGGACAGAGACAAATTAAAG gagctgctggagaaagTAGTGACCAAGACTGATGGTTACGAGGTCTACAAGCTGGAAAAACTCTACGCCCTGCTCTGCCAGAGCATTTATAGGCACAGACGAGACTACAACAAAACAGCACTAATACAG
- the LOC108888087 gene encoding ATPase family AAA domain-containing protein 2 isoform X1, with product MVILRSSSSVGAEPVASTPKRRSMELDSSSEFLSLLPASQRKSARVTRSSRALDDSFSSPENNTANGHADMQQDEGSGFHDSLRTRGQRVKLEVSFADMEPKTSLAVNEDKAGGCCTRKSSRLQREGKTTSGKQQADVPDEVEGSSTPKRSRFNLQSREVEEEEEEEDRSVRRSSRITRYKLDSRNQSVLYDRLITNTAEAVLQKMDDMQKMRRRLRSRDRDTKEELGVYTRGRMRRSLRTNVESKDTEEENQGGDEDDHDEEEEEEEEDGEDDDDDEEEEDDEDGEDEEEENQRRYDFRQRKTVVRYQAPQDEPREPRKRSMYFKDHSSPTRRRFRFSSTAPRSPYNRRRTSRSSSERRRHAIHSSDSTSSSSDDEKFQRRRSKNRSRSVNRCLPMNLVKEDLLGIHKDRMKIGASLADVDPMHIDRTVCFDSIGGLNRHISALKEMVVFPLLYPEVFERFKIQPPRGCLFYGPPGTGKTLVARALANECSQGERKVSFFMRKGADCLSKWVGESERQLRLLFDQAYQMRPSIIFFDEIDGLAPVRSSRQDQIHSSIVSTLLALMDGLDGRGEIVVIGATNRLDSIDPALRRPGRFDREFLFGLPDREARKDILKIHTRQWTPTPSDTFLEELADKCVGYCGADIKAVCSEAALCALRRRYPQIYSSSQKLVLDVNSIAITNKDFISAMSKMVPAAQRAVVSPAKALIPAIRPLLSTALQNILHTVSRVFPHAELGLKRKREQDVTCGISEDDLIFSEDEDLEGCSNGQPPHSQLKTPAAKGLLNLNRSVLSQPTSYRPRLLLEGRPGSGQSSYLAPAVLHALEKFTVYTLDMAILFGASATAPEETCAQIFVEAKRTSPSILYIPHIGQWWETVGPALRATFLSLLSSIPAFSPILLLATCNLQYDQLSTEVQELFRVEYGEVFHVQVPTSRERRNFFEDLILNQAAKAPASKKKAVLHALEVLPVAPPPPPRQLTEEETQKLEEQEEDTLRELRLFLRDVTNRLSQDKRFKAFTKPVDLEEVPDYAEVIKKPMDLSTVLSKIDLHQYGTVKEFLQDVDLIWQNALEYNPDRDPSDRQIRHRACALKDTVHAIIRDELDEDFEKICEEIKASCRTRGCSTARFAPSFYHVLPKQPKPPAEAKITDITPQRDPAGATAAVTPNTSASTVTTPKNTAQRKKRRKSRWSTGLYAKKRSSSSPHVSRDDTLLGSDEDEEDGDDEEEAEKEAGAERDEGTGGEEDQMVVDVESGPAEAQEGSVGPNAKEQDSHEKGIEERSQAMEDKVILCEIEKNENDNHTGNEKEKVDKAVTDEPGQSEENNKAMTGGRDENSEVISANTNKDSNTETEGNTQGQSSTAESGKTNDQKLTQTEMEKCQTVRQADDRNNKLATAEEAELNSHAEPMEVEATETSTTDTSSAIRGEEDPNTERSARRMTRALKNAVLQQQMISVDKALQILDQEIPPLVVDRDKLKELLEKVVTKTDGYEVYKLEKLYALLCQSIYRHRRDYNKTALIQELEQEIEDFC from the exons ATGGTGATACtacgcagcagcagcagtgtcgGGGCTGAGCCGGTGGCAAGTACTCCGAAGAGGAGGTCGATGGAGTTGGATTCAAGCTCCGAGTTTCTGTCGTTGCTTCCCGCGTCGCAGAGAAAGTCCGCTCGGGTGACCCGGTCCTCCCGGGCTCTGGACGACAGCTTCAGCAGCCCCGAAAACAACACGGCGAAT GGACATGCTGATATGCAGCAGGATGAGGGAAGTGGTTTCCATGACTCTCTGAGGACTAGAGGACAGAGAGTTAAACTAGAAGTCTCCTTTGCTGACATGGAGCCAAAGACCAGCTTGGCTGTTAATGAAGACAAGGCTGGAGGCTGCTGTACCAG GAAATCCTCCAGGttgcagagagaggggaaaacaaCTAGTGGGAAGCAGCAAGCAG ATGTTCCAGATGAAGTGGAGGGGTCGTCCACTCCAAAGAGGAGCCGCTTCAACCTACAGAGCCgagaagtggaggaggaagaggaggaggaggatcgCTCTGTGCGACGTAGCTCCCGAATTACCAGATATAAACTGGATTCCCGCAACCAGTCAGTGCTCTACGACCGCCTCATCACCAA CACTGCTGAAGCTGTCCTCCAGAAGATGGATGACATGCAGAAAATGAGACGCAGACTGAGGAGCAGAGATAGAGACACTAAAGAAGAG CTGGGTGTTTATACCAGGGGCCGAATGCGAAGGTCTCTGAGGACGAATGTGGAGAGTAAAGACACTGAGGAGGAGAACCAAG GAGGGGATGAGGATGATCacgatgaggaggaggaggaagaggaagaggacggAGAAGACGACGATgacgatgaggaggaagaggatgatgaggatggcgaggatgaggaagaagaaaaccAGAGGCGCTATGACTTCAGACAGCGAAAGACTGTGGTTCGCTACCAGGCTCCACAGGACG AGCCCAGAGAGCCCAGGAAGCGCAGCATGTACTTCAAAGACCACTCATCTCCCACCAGACGCAGGTTCAGATTCAGCTCCACGGCCCCCAGGAGCCCCTACAACAGGAGAAGAACCAGCCG GAGTAGTTCTGAGAG AAGGAGACATGCCATCCACAGTAGCGACTCCACTTCCTCATCTTCAGATGATGAGAAATTCCAGAGACGGAGGAGTAAGAACAGGAGCCGGTCAGTCAACAG ATGTCTACCAATGAACCTTGTGAAGGAAGACCTGCTGGGAATCCACAAGGACAGGATGAAGATAGGAGCCAGCCTCGCTGATGTGGACCCCATGCACATAGACAGGACG GTGTGCTTTGACAGCATCGGAGGTTTGAATAGACACATCTCAGCGCTGAAGGAGATGGTTGTCTTCCCTCTCCTCTACCCAGAAGTCTTTGAAAGATTCAAGATACAGCCACCCAg GGGCTGTCTATTTTATGGTCCCCCAGGCACAGGGAAAACCCTTGTAGCCAGAGCGCTGGCCAACGAATGCAGTCAGGGGGAAAGAAAGGTGTCATTCTTCATGAGAAAAGGAGCTGACTGCCTCAGTAAGTGGGTGGGAGAATCTGAGAGACAGCTCCGCCTGTTGTTTGACCAG GCATACCAAATGCGTCCATCCATCATCTTCTTTGATGAGATTGATGGTTTGGCTCCAGTTAGGTCGAGCCGTCAGGACCAGATCCACAG TTCCATTGTGTCAACCCTCCTGGCTCTTATGGATGGATTAGATGGTAGAGGAGAGATTGTTGTGATAGGAGCCACAAACAGACTGGACTCCATTGACCCAGCTCTGAGAAGACCAGGACGCTTTGACAGGGAGTTCCTCTTCGGCCTGCCTGACAGAGAG GCTAGAAAGGACATTCTGAAGATCCACACCAGACAGTGGACACCTACACCCTCTGACACTTTTCTGGAGGAATTGGCTGATAAATGTGTTG GTTATTGTGGAGCAGACATCAAGGCAGTGTGTTCAGAGGCTGCCCTGTGTGCACTGCGCCGTCGTTACCCACAGATCTACTCCTCATCACAGAAACTTGTTCTTGATGTCAACTCCATTGCCATCACAAACAAAGACTTTATTTCTGCCATGTCCAAGATGGTGCCAGCTGCCCAGAG AGCGGTAGTGTCACCAGCCAAGGCCCTAATCCCTGCCATCCGTCCTCTTCTGAGCACCGCCCTGCAGAACATTCTCCACACAGTCAGCAGAGTGTTCCCACATGCTGAGCTGGGCttaaagaggaagagagaacaaG ATGTGACCTGTGGTATTTCTGAAGATGACCTGATATTCAGTGAGGATGAGGACTTGGAGGGTTGCTCCAATGGACAGCCCCCACACTCTCAACTCAAAACACCTGCTGCTAAGGGACTCCTCAACCTCAACAG GAGTGTGCTGAGCCAGCCAACATCCTATCGTCCCAGGCTGCTATTGGAGGGCAGACCAGGCTCGGGTCAGAGCTCCTATCTGGCTCCTGCTGTCCTCCATGCTCTGGAGAAATTCACTGTGTACACCCTGGACATGGCCATACTGTTCGGAGCCAGTGCCACTGCACCAGAGGAAACCTGTGCTCAG ATTTTTGTTGAAGCCAAGCGTACCTCTCCCAGTATCTTATATATACCTCACATCGGACAGTGGTGGGAAACAGTGGGTCCTGCCTTAAGAGCGACCTTTCTGAGCCTGCTTAGCTCCATCCCTGCCTTCTCTCCTATACTGCTGCTGGCCACCTGCAACCTGCAATATGACCAACTCAGTACAGAG GTTCAGGAGTTGTTTCGGGTGGAGTATGGGGAAGTTTTCCATGTCCAGGTCCCTAccagcagagaaagaagaaacttCTTTGAGGACCTGATCCTTAACCAAGCTGCCAAAGCCCCTGCCTCAAAAAAGAAAGCTG TGCTCCATGCATTAGAGGTGCTTCCAgttgcccccccaccccctcctcgTCAGCTGACAGAAGAAGAGACCCAAAAactggaggagcaggaagaagaCACCCTCAGGGAGCTCCGCCTCTTCCTGCGTGATGTCACCAACCGTCTGTCCCAGGATAAACGCTTCAAGGCTTTCACAAAGCCTGTGGATTTAGAGGAG GTTCCAGATTATGCTGAGGTGATCAAGAAGCCCATGGACCTGTCAACAGTTCTCTCTAAGATAGATCTCCATCAGTATGGGACAGTAAAAGAGTTTCTCCAAGATGTGGATCTCATCTGGCAGAATGCACTTGAATACAACCCAGACAGGGACCCCTCAG ACCGTCAGATCCGCCACAGAGCATGTGCACTAAAGGACACTGTTCATGCCATCATTAGAGATGAACTGGATGAAGATTTTGAGAAGATTTGTGAGGAGATTAAAGCATCATGCCGCACAAGAG GTTGCTCCACTGCCCGGTTTGCTCCCTCCTTTTACCACGTCCTTCCCAAACAACCCAAACCTCCTGCTGAGGCCAAGATCACTGACATAACCCCACAAAGAGATCCAGCTGGGGCCACAGCTGCGGTTACCCCGAATACAAGTGCTTCTACTGTTACAACACCTAAAAACACAG cccagaggaagaaaaggcgGAAAAGTCGCTGGTCCACTGGCTTGTATGCAAAGAAGAGGTCTTCCTCCTCTCCGCATGTGTCCAGAGATGACACACTGTTAGGGtctgatgaggatgaggaagatggagatgatgaggaggaagctGAGAAGGAAGCAGGAGCAGAGCGTGATGAGGggactggaggagaggaggatcaGATGGTGGTTGATGTAGAATCAGGGCCTGCAGAAGCTCAGGAAGGTAGTGTAGGGCCCAATGCAAAGGAACAGGACAGCCACGAGAAGGgaatagaggagaggagtcaAGCTATGGAAGACAAGGTTATCCTGtgtgaaatagaaaaaaatgaaaatgacaaccaCACAgggaatgaaaaagaaaaggtggaCAAAGCTGTTACAGATGAACCAGGACAgtcagaagaaaacaacaaagcGATGACAGGAGGACGAGATGAGAACAGTGAAGTCATTTCAGCGAACACTAACAAGGACAGCAACACTGAGACTGAGGGAAATACCCAGGGACAATCCAGCACAGCAGAGAGTGGCAAAACTAACGACCAGAAGCTGACACAGACTGAAATGGagaaatgtcaaactgtaaGACAGGCAGATGACAGGAACAACAAGCTAGccacagcagaggaggcagaaCTGAACAGCCATGCTGAGCCAATGGAGGTGGAAGCAACTGAAACCTCAACCACAGATACCTCCTCAGCtatcagaggagaggaagaccCAAACACAG AGCGGAGTGCGAGGCGAATGACTCGGGCTCTAAAGAatgctgtgctgcagcagcagatgatcAGTGTTGACAAAGCTCTACAGATCCTGGACCAGGAAATTCCTCCTCTGGTGGTGGACAGAGACAAATTAAAG gagctgctggagaaagTAGTGACCAAGACTGATGGTTACGAGGTCTACAAGCTGGAAAAACTCTACGCCCTGCTCTGCCAGAGCATTTATAGGCACAGACGAGACTACAACAAAACAGCACTAATACAG